Below is a genomic region from Miscanthus floridulus cultivar M001 chromosome 1, ASM1932011v1, whole genome shotgun sequence.
gtgaggtgattgagatttgagaatccaagattaaggtcctcattagtgcaaggagagtagtaggtatgcatccacccttctcattaggcttgtcgtggtcaagtgagagtttgtgcttgttactcttggtgatcgctatcacctagacggctcggtggtgattaggagtttggtgatcatccggcggagcttgtggatgacccaacttaacttgtgagcggttgtggacgattcaccgcgacagagtgtcgaagaatcagcccgtagagagcacttgatccttgtacgGATCAAGGGGGAACTACACCCTTgctcgggtgctccaacgaggactagtggggagtggcgactctctgatacctcaggaaaacatcgccgcattcatTTCCCTctccttactttgagcatttatatttgagcaattcattttttgtctttacattcctagaattgtcatgctagagtaggattggaacttaaggtgcaaaacttttgtgtggtagaacaatagaaacacattctaggtatAAGGGGTGAAGTAGGCTAagtgtagagtttaattattgttaaaatttagaattagtccaattcaccccctcttgggcatcttgatcctttcaaagcgAAAGCGTAATACATAAGGTCATGATAAGAATAGGTGGAAAAAAAGTCAATTCACAGGAGATACCTTACTTGATAGACTTAATAGTCTGTCATAGCATCGATGTTGTGCGATGTCTCCTATTCAAGGCCCTCTATTTTGATTTAGTTAGGATTCTACAGTCTAAGACAACTATTTTCCCAATGTGATGTTAAAACTCGAGCACATGTTGTACCTCTTATTCCAGACACTATCTTTGGATTTTATTACAAACATTGATTCTAGATCCTAGACTCTCTTCACGCTGAGAAATATGTGTTTAAGCATGCACCACATTGTCCTACTATACCAGTGAGCTCTAGCGATGGCAAGATGGATGGAAGAACGGACAGGTTTGGAAACGGTAAGGGACGAGCGCCACCCGTGTCGCCCCTAGGGACAACACGAGGGCCTATCATGTTCCTTATTGGTGTTCCAGGAGTGCTCTATATCAAGATCGAAATCaataatcaaatgttgctttggtATCTTTTCTGATTTCAAATGTACATCGTTTTAGCCCTTTTTTCTCTAAATGTAAGTCATCATAGAACTTCTATGCAATTTTTACCTTTTTATTTCTTCTTTAATCTTTATCATACCTTACAGATTCTACTAATGCCACAAATGTGAGTCATCTTTTCAAAATGAGATATAAACGAAGGATAGCAAGATCATTTGATCTACTTTCTTGATCCTAGTGCATATATATATTAGATATAAAATTACCCATATTTGGAATCAAAGGGAGAGTAGCTAGATACATATATAAGGAGCTAGTCTCTCTCTAGTGTAAGTGGCAACAAGAAGCTGTAACTGCCCATCTGTACCACATCATCACCTACTCAGAAACCTTAGCCGAGTCAACAAAAAAAGAAGAGCATGCATGATTATATGTCAACATCCATGACCAAGCATAAACTTCTCTAGCTCGGTAGCTCCCTCCAACTCCCCACCACAAtccaatatatatatgtacaaaCACACATGAAAACTCCAAGACACTACAGTACTACACACCTTCTCTTATCTGCCGCTCCAAATCAAACACCAAATTCATTATTCCTATCAAAATGGTGCCTCTGTCAGGGCCAACAAGCAAGACTAAGAAGAGAGCTCTCCGGCacgtcctcctcctctgcctcctccttccCTGTATCTCCCAACCACTCCCGGCTCCTTCCCCATCTCCAACGGCGGCGCCTCCAACGGCGACGCTTCACCTCTCGCCGTTCAACGACCGGCTCGACGCGGCGTACATCGCGCTGCAGGCGTGGAAGCACGCCATCATCGAGGACCCCAAGAACCTGACCGCCGACTGGTGCGGGCCCTTCGTGTGCAACTACACCGGCGTCTTCTGCACGGCGGCGCAGGACGACCCGCACATCCTGACCGTGGCCGGCATCGATCTCAACCACGGCCGCATCGCCGGGTTCCTCCCGGACCACATCGACCTCCTCGCCGACGTCGCGCTCATCCACCTCAACTCCAACCGCTTCCACGGCACGCTGCCGCCATCCATGCAGCACATGCGCCTCCTCTACGAGCTGGACATCAGCAACAACCTCTTCTCCGGCGGGTTCCCGTCGTTCCTCACCTCGCTGCCGTCGCTCAAGTACCTGGACCTGCGCTTCAACAAATTCGACGGGCAGCTGCCCGACGCCGTGTTCGGGCGGCAGCTCAGCCTTGACGCCCTGTTCGCCAACAATAACCGCTTCAACGTGACCCTGTCGTCGCAGAGCCTGACCAACTCCACGGCGTCGGTCATCGTGCTCGCCAACACCGAGCTCGCCGGCTGCCTGCCGCCGAGCATCGGCAACATGGCCGACACGCTGGTGGAGCTCATCCTCATCAACACCAGCATCAGCTCCTGCATCCCGCCGGAGATCGGCAAGCTCAAGAAGCTCAGGGTGCTGGACCTCAGCCGCAACGAGCTTGCTGGGGAGCTGCCGGAGAGCGTCGGAGACATGGAGAGCCTGGAGGTGCTCAACGTGGGGTACAACCAGCTGTCCGGCGTGGTGCCGGAGAGCATCTGCCTGCTGCCGAAGCTCAAGAACCTCACCGTCGCCGGCAACTACTTCTGCGGCGAGCCGGTGTCATGCCTCCACATTCCCGTGCGCGACGACCGGATGAACTGCATCCCCGAGTGGCCCCACCAGCGCACGCACGAGGAGTGCATCGCCTTCGAGCACCGCCCGCCGGTGCACTGCGGCGCCGACGGCTGCATTGTTCATCACCCGCTGTGAACTGAAGCTCTAGCATacgcacgcatgcatgcatgatcaGTCGTAGGCTCTCGTTGCTGGTAGAGGCCGCGAAGCTGCGTGCATGCATGTGGGTTCTAGAAATGGTGGTGATGGTCTTGCTGCAACTAAAAAAAGGGGTACGTTTGGTAAAGGCAACAAGTAGTTTTGAATTATAAATTCGCGTGAGTTTGATTTGTGTCGTCGGTGCCAAAAAAACGTGTATTTGGTAGCGAGAAGGACTGCGAGTGGGTGTATTAGGTTTTTCGCCTTTAATTTGTTCTTTTCCTTGTAGCTTTTGTTACCTGCATGCACATAAAGGCATACATACGGCTAATGTAAACCCAACAGAAATGTGACATGTAACTATTATATATTCCTCAAATAAGAATTTGAATAAAGGGGGCTAGAAAGTCTTCATTATTCTCTATACCATTAAATATTTATCCCACATATATATCCTGTAGTTACCCACTTGCTGAATTAATTAACTGTATCCATATATACGTACAGTTAGAGATAGGTTTTGTGTACGTATGTTCATAGGAGTGAGTGCTTATGAAAATATGTACGCAAACCTTATccttatgagcacctccgaaagacTGAGTTGACGTCGTTTACCACTAGAAGTACAGTGATATATACGTACAGTTAGGCATATGTACTCTTATGAattacccctatgagcaccttgaCGTCGTTTACTACTAAAAGCATAGCGATATATACGTACAGTTAGGCATATGTACTCTTATGAATTACCCATATGAGCACCTCTGAAAGACTGAGTCGACGTCGTTTATCACTGAAAGCATAGCAAtgttaaatcctaaaataaacctaagaaaatacgagcacccgtgtAAGTCGGGGACTTGAACTCGGGTGGGCAGCTTCCACCACGAGGAAGCTAATCAACTGATCTATAATCAGTTCGCATATATACACATAACTATACACAACATGTATTGTATGCCACTAATATCTACTCTAAATATACATGCATGCAAAACCTGTCCACAACTTATGAAAATTTATAGGTAACATA
It encodes:
- the LOC136471224 gene encoding leucine-rich repeat extensin-like protein 6, translated to MVPLSGPTSKTKKRALRHVLLLCLLLPCISQPLPAPSPSPTAAPPTATLHLSPFNDRLDAAYIALQAWKHAIIEDPKNLTADWCGPFVCNYTGVFCTAAQDDPHILTVAGIDLNHGRIAGFLPDHIDLLADVALIHLNSNRFHGTLPPSMQHMRLLYELDISNNLFSGGFPSFLTSLPSLKYLDLRFNKFDGQLPDAVFGRQLSLDALFANNNRFNVTLSSQSLTNSTASVIVLANTELAGCLPPSIGNMADTLVELILINTSISSCIPPEIGKLKKLRVLDLSRNELAGELPESVGDMESLEVLNVGYNQLSGVVPESICLLPKLKNLTVAGNYFCGEPVSCLHIPVRDDRMNCIPEWPHQRTHEECIAFEHRPPVHCGADGCIVHHPL